The following are from one region of the Arthrobacter sp. TMP15 genome:
- the prpB gene encoding methylisocitrate lyase yields MLYSKKTAEEKRQDLRAMLVPGSARQFPGAFNPLSARLIEEKKFDGVYISGAVLANELGLPDIGMTTLTEVATRGGQIARMTDLPCLIDADTGFGEPMNVARTIAELENAGLAGCHIEDQFNPKRCGHLDGKNMVDLETAVKRIAAAADARRDPNFLIMARTDIRAVEGLDAAIDRAKALVDAGADAIFPEAMKSVAEFEAVVKAVDVPVLANMTEFGKSELFTKDALAAAGVAMIIYPVTLLRSAMGAAERVLDAISADGTQEAAVDQMLTRARLYDLVDYEAYNQFDAGIFNFQVPSLDIATNNATL; encoded by the coding sequence ATGCTGTACTCCAAGAAAACCGCTGAAGAGAAGCGCCAGGACCTGCGTGCCATGCTGGTCCCGGGCTCGGCCCGTCAGTTCCCTGGTGCCTTCAACCCGCTCTCGGCCCGCCTCATTGAGGAGAAAAAGTTCGACGGCGTCTACATCTCAGGCGCCGTCCTGGCCAACGAACTGGGCTTGCCGGACATTGGCATGACCACGCTGACCGAGGTGGCAACCCGCGGCGGACAGATTGCCCGAATGACTGACCTGCCCTGCCTGATTGACGCTGACACGGGCTTTGGCGAGCCCATGAATGTGGCCCGCACCATCGCAGAGTTGGAAAACGCCGGGTTGGCTGGTTGCCATATTGAGGACCAGTTCAACCCCAAGCGTTGCGGTCACCTTGATGGTAAAAATATGGTTGACCTCGAGACAGCTGTCAAACGCATTGCCGCCGCAGCTGATGCCCGTCGCGATCCAAATTTTTTGATCATGGCCCGCACGGACATTCGTGCCGTGGAAGGTCTGGATGCTGCAATCGATCGGGCTAAGGCACTCGTCGATGCAGGCGCTGACGCCATCTTCCCCGAAGCCATGAAGAGCGTGGCCGAATTCGAAGCTGTCGTCAAGGCAGTTGATGTACCTGTCCTTGCCAATATGACGGAGTTTGGCAAAAGTGAACTGTTCACAAAGGATGCTCTGGCTGCCGCCGGGGTGGCTATGATCATCTACCCCGTCACTTTGTTACGCAGTGCGATGGGGGCAGCCGAGCGGGTTTTGGACGCTATCAGCGCGGATGGGACCCAGGAAGCGGCGGTGGACCAGATGCTCACACGCGCGCGCCTTTATGATCTGGTTGACTATGAGGCGTATAACCAATTTGATGCGGGTATTTTCAACTTCCAGGTCCCCAGCCTGGATATTGCCACCAACAACGCAACCCTCTAG
- a CDS encoding MmgE/PrpD family protein: MTIDHTVRVYKSDENLAREDQLAHKIAKVAADPVPVTAEVTDMIINRVIDNASVAIASLNRGPIVAARAQALAHAPSTGGSGANVFGIAELVSPEWAAWANGVAVRELDYHDTFLAAEYSHPGDNIPPILAVAQHTGASGADLLRGLATGYEIQVDLVKSICLHKHKIDHVAHLGPSAAAGIGTLLNLEVETIFQAVGQGLHTTTATRQSRKGEISTWKAHAPAFAGKMAVEAADRAMRGQTSPVPIYEGEDGVIAWMLDGPDAQYTVPLPAEGEAKRAIMDTYTKEHSAEYQAQAWIDLARKLHGTHPEATDPANVASVLIKTSHHTHFVIGSGANDPQKYDPTASRETLDHSIPYIFTVALQDGAWHHVDSYSPERAGRPDTVELWHKVTTEEDAEWTRRYHSLDIAEKAFGGTVEITLNDGNVITDSIAVADAHPLGARPFAREQYINKFRTLAAGLVEEAEISRFITAAENLPNLTNGELGQLNILAAPGVVDLAAAPKGLF, translated from the coding sequence ATGACAATTGATCACACTGTCCGCGTTTACAAGAGCGATGAGAACCTGGCCCGCGAGGACCAGCTTGCACACAAGATCGCCAAGGTCGCCGCCGATCCCGTCCCCGTGACCGCCGAGGTCACAGACATGATCATTAACCGCGTCATAGACAACGCCTCCGTGGCGATTGCCTCCTTGAACCGTGGCCCGATCGTTGCCGCCCGTGCTCAGGCACTTGCACACGCTCCTTCCACCGGCGGCTCCGGCGCCAACGTTTTCGGCATTGCAGAGCTGGTTTCTCCCGAGTGGGCGGCCTGGGCCAACGGCGTGGCCGTCCGCGAGCTGGATTATCATGACACCTTCCTCGCAGCCGAGTACTCACACCCAGGCGATAATATCCCGCCGATCCTCGCCGTCGCCCAGCACACCGGAGCCTCCGGTGCTGACTTGCTTCGTGGGCTTGCCACCGGTTATGAGATCCAGGTCGATTTGGTCAAATCAATCTGCCTGCATAAACACAAGATTGACCATGTTGCCCACCTCGGCCCCTCCGCCGCGGCAGGTATTGGCACACTGCTGAACCTTGAAGTTGAAACTATTTTCCAAGCTGTGGGTCAGGGCTTGCACACCACCACAGCTACCCGACAGTCGCGCAAGGGCGAGATCTCCACGTGGAAGGCGCACGCCCCCGCATTTGCCGGCAAGATGGCCGTTGAGGCTGCTGACCGTGCCATGCGTGGACAGACCTCCCCCGTACCGATCTACGAAGGCGAAGACGGTGTCATCGCTTGGATGTTGGATGGCCCCGACGCCCAGTACACGGTGCCGTTGCCGGCCGAGGGCGAAGCCAAGCGCGCCATCATGGACACTTACACCAAGGAACACTCTGCCGAGTACCAGGCTCAGGCTTGGATTGACCTTGCCCGCAAACTCCATGGAACGCACCCTGAGGCCACCGATCCGGCAAACGTGGCCTCCGTGCTGATCAAGACCAGCCACCACACCCACTTTGTGATTGGTTCAGGCGCCAACGATCCGCAGAAGTACGACCCCACGGCATCACGGGAAACTCTCGATCACTCCATCCCGTACATCTTCACCGTGGCCCTCCAAGATGGTGCTTGGCACCACGTAGACTCCTACTCCCCCGAGCGTGCCGGCCGCCCCGACACCGTAGAGCTGTGGCACAAGGTAACCACGGAGGAGGACGCCGAGTGGACGCGCCGGTACCACTCCCTCGATATCGCCGAGAAGGCCTTTGGCGGAACAGTGGAAATCACCCTCAATGACGGAAACGTCATTACGGATTCCATCGCAGTGGCCGACGCCCACCCACTGGGCGCCCGGCCCTTCGCCCGTGAGCAGTACATCAACAAATTCCGCACCCTGGCCGCTGGTCTGGTGGAGGAAGCTGAGATCAGCCGCTTCATCACGGCAGCAGAGAATTTGCCCAACCTAACGAACGGGGAACTGGGACAGTTGAACATCCTGGCAGCTCCTGGCGTCGTGGATCTGGCAGCCGCACCCAAGGGGCTCTTCTAA
- a CDS encoding GntR family transcriptional regulator, producing the protein MRASERAYVTLRTDIINWHLTPGTVLGEVELSERLGVSRTPIREALAKLTAEGLTEPQSGRGMVVSEISLDHLGELFELRSALECRAAELAAQRCDPDIFRTLHQQLANAGELITSDDPTRTDYYQLAGDLDAAVDAAVGNHYLNLALKNLRVHLVRVRRLGKDNPARLRDAAREHAAIALAIANGNPTVASAATTMHLDNSLRHLLSTNP; encoded by the coding sequence ATGAGAGCTAGTGAACGGGCCTATGTCACGTTGCGCACCGACATCATCAACTGGCACCTGACTCCTGGCACAGTGTTGGGAGAGGTTGAACTCTCCGAACGCTTGGGCGTCTCCCGTACTCCCATCCGTGAAGCATTGGCAAAACTCACCGCTGAGGGGTTGACTGAGCCACAAAGTGGGCGTGGGATGGTTGTTAGTGAGATTTCACTTGACCATCTGGGTGAACTTTTCGAGCTCCGCTCCGCTCTTGAGTGCCGTGCAGCTGAACTGGCTGCTCAGCGCTGTGACCCTGACATTTTCAGGACCCTGCATCAACAACTTGCCAACGCCGGTGAGCTCATCACCTCCGATGACCCCACCCGCACTGATTACTACCAGCTGGCGGGTGACTTAGATGCTGCAGTGGACGCTGCGGTTGGCAATCACTACCTGAATCTAGCGCTAAAGAACCTACGAGTGCACTTGGTACGTGTACGGCGTTTAGGTAAAGACAACCCAGCACGACTGCGCGATGCGGCTCGTGAGCACGCCGCGATCGCCTTGGCAATTGCCAATGGCAACCCCACTGTTGCCAGCGCTGCCACCACTATGCATCTGGATAACAGTCTGCGTCACCTACTGAGCACAAACCCCTAG
- a CDS encoding AMP-binding protein codes for MALQAVSYRDEYQRSMTEPEKFWLEAAQAVDWVVPPQQGHNKADSPDGRWFADAELNTCYNALDRHVAAGRGAQSALIHDSAMTGRQHSYSYAELTEQVALFAGVLRAQGVGKGDRVLIYLPMIAEAAIAMLATARLGAIHSVVFGGFAASELAVRIRDAAPKVIVTTSGGLEPNRHVEYLPTVHEALAKAGVTELPVILKHRDGFATDPKSLNLKIVDWDTALAAAEPAEPVPVKATDPLYILYTSGTTGAPKGVVRDNGGHAVALLWTIANHYNIGPGDVWWTASDVGWVVGHSYIVYGPLLAGATTLMYEGKPVGTPDAGAFWRVIEQHKVKALFTAPTALRAIRKMDPDAALLENYNIGSLQTLFTAGERLDTDTYHWAGKVLGVPVVDHWWQTETGWAIVGNPRGLEPLPLKAGSPTLPMPGFDLRIVDGMGVEVASGEEGNIVLGLPLPPGTLTTLWNNDQRFLDSYLNTFEGFYLTGDSGYQDDDGYVFVMGRTDDVINVAGHRLSTGAIEQVIGTHPAVAECAVIGVADALKGQKAMGFVVLKSGVVITADDLQKELVALVRREIGPVADFKFTTVVEALPKTRSGKILRKTMRQIADGDDYTVPSTIEDPAVIEALIPVLSGDRPPR; via the coding sequence ATGGCATTGCAGGCCGTTAGCTACCGAGATGAATACCAGCGCAGCATGACCGAGCCAGAGAAGTTCTGGCTCGAAGCGGCACAAGCCGTGGATTGGGTGGTGCCGCCACAGCAGGGCCACAATAAGGCAGATTCTCCCGATGGCCGGTGGTTCGCTGACGCTGAACTGAACACCTGCTACAACGCTCTGGATAGGCATGTTGCCGCCGGGCGCGGTGCACAGAGCGCTCTCATCCACGATTCAGCGATGACTGGTCGCCAGCACAGCTATAGCTACGCAGAGCTGACGGAACAAGTAGCACTTTTTGCCGGGGTGCTCAGAGCTCAGGGGGTAGGCAAGGGGGACAGGGTACTGATTTATCTGCCCATGATTGCCGAAGCAGCCATTGCCATGCTTGCCACCGCCCGATTAGGGGCCATTCACTCGGTGGTTTTTGGCGGCTTTGCCGCCAGCGAACTGGCTGTGCGTATCCGGGACGCTGCTCCGAAAGTTATTGTCACCACCTCCGGCGGGCTAGAACCGAACCGTCACGTTGAATATCTGCCCACCGTTCATGAAGCGTTGGCTAAGGCAGGTGTCACCGAACTCCCCGTAATCCTCAAACACCGTGATGGCTTCGCCACTGACCCCAAAAGCCTGAATCTAAAGATCGTGGACTGGGATACTGCGCTCGCAGCCGCTGAACCCGCGGAACCGGTTCCGGTCAAGGCGACGGACCCTCTCTACATTCTCTACACTTCAGGAACTACGGGTGCGCCCAAAGGGGTGGTCCGCGACAATGGCGGGCACGCCGTCGCACTTTTATGGACCATAGCCAACCATTACAACATCGGCCCTGGTGATGTTTGGTGGACGGCGTCGGACGTTGGCTGGGTAGTGGGGCATTCCTACATTGTGTATGGGCCGCTGTTGGCCGGGGCCACCACGCTGATGTATGAAGGCAAGCCCGTGGGAACCCCGGACGCCGGCGCTTTTTGGCGTGTCATTGAGCAGCACAAAGTGAAGGCGTTGTTCACGGCGCCCACCGCTTTGCGTGCCATCCGCAAGATGGACCCGGACGCTGCCTTGTTGGAGAATTACAACATCGGCAGCCTCCAAACGCTGTTTACCGCCGGTGAGCGGCTGGATACTGACACTTATCATTGGGCGGGCAAAGTTCTCGGAGTGCCGGTGGTGGATCATTGGTGGCAGACAGAGACAGGCTGGGCGATCGTGGGTAATCCGCGTGGATTGGAGCCGCTTCCCTTGAAAGCAGGCTCACCCACCCTTCCAATGCCCGGCTTTGACCTACGCATTGTTGATGGCATGGGTGTGGAGGTGGCTTCCGGAGAAGAAGGAAACATTGTGTTGGGTCTGCCGTTGCCCCCGGGCACATTGACCACCCTCTGGAACAACGACCAGCGTTTTTTAGATTCCTATTTGAATACGTTTGAGGGTTTTTATCTCACCGGCGATTCCGGATACCAGGATGACGATGGTTATGTGTTTGTCATGGGCCGCACCGACGATGTTATTAACGTTGCTGGGCATCGGCTTTCCACCGGCGCCATCGAGCAGGTCATCGGTACCCACCCGGCAGTGGCAGAATGTGCTGTCATTGGTGTTGCCGACGCGCTTAAAGGGCAAAAGGCTATGGGTTTCGTGGTTTTGAAGTCTGGGGTGGTCATCACAGCGGATGATCTGCAGAAAGAACTCGTGGCGTTGGTGCGTAGAGAAATCGGGCCTGTGGCGGATTTCAAATTCACCACAGTGGTTGAGGCCCTGCCCAAGACCCGCTCCGGGAAGATTCTGCGTAAAACCATGCGTCAAATTGCTGATGGTGACGATTACACAGTGCCCTCAACTATTGAGGATCCTGCCGTGATTGAGGCGTTGATCCCTGTCCTTTCCGGCGATCGCCCTCCTCGTTGA
- a CDS encoding DUF559 domain-containing protein translates to MTSPLRTWLDLAAMLELDDLVAAGDFLVCEHDRIFGPKRVALVALTALQEAVKHESRRRGIVRAREAADLIKVGVDSPPETRIRLALERAGIPTLTLNFVVLDEEGNDSSWPDLCIPAWKVSIEYDGEHHLTERQRKIDAARDRLLKSLGWRQVRITKAMLDQEGDKAVVALVKAALRAQGWTGRRDTR, encoded by the coding sequence GTGACTTCCCCACTGCGCACGTGGCTTGACCTGGCCGCCATGCTCGAACTCGATGATTTGGTGGCAGCTGGTGACTTTCTGGTCTGTGAGCACGATCGCATTTTCGGGCCTAAACGGGTTGCCCTGGTAGCCCTCACCGCCCTCCAAGAGGCCGTCAAGCATGAATCCCGCAGGCGCGGCATAGTGAGGGCTCGCGAGGCCGCAGACCTCATCAAGGTGGGCGTCGACTCTCCACCGGAAACCAGAATCCGTCTTGCCCTCGAGCGAGCTGGGATACCAACGCTGACCCTGAACTTCGTTGTTTTAGACGAAGAGGGAAATGACTCATCATGGCCGGATCTCTGCATCCCTGCGTGGAAGGTTTCCATTGAGTACGACGGCGAGCATCACCTCACAGAGCGACAGCGCAAGATTGATGCGGCCCGGGATCGGTTGCTGAAGAGTTTGGGGTGGCGGCAGGTGAGAATCACCAAAGCCATGTTGGATCAAGAAGGCGACAAGGCCGTCGTCGCACTTGTTAAGGCGGCACTACGTGCCCAAGGGTGGACGGGTCGCCGCGACACCCGCTGA
- a CDS encoding response regulator yields MSAPEPIRVLVVDDEPIALAAHAEYVRRLEGFEVVAEAHGMGAALAVLNDPNIASIQLILLDMNLTDGHGLDLLRRIHGLGLMPNVVAITAVRDVQVVRSAIALGITAYLIKPFTFAAFREKLDNYRNYHDVLTDRTHTSQDAIDRALSQLRPTGKLLLPKGMLPETLSAVADWLRTQQAPSSATEAAASLVMSRVTARRYLDHLVETGSATKAPRHGSPGRPELEYSWSRPR; encoded by the coding sequence ATGAGCGCTCCCGAGCCCATCCGGGTGCTCGTCGTGGATGACGAACCCATTGCATTGGCGGCCCACGCAGAATATGTCCGTCGACTAGAAGGCTTTGAGGTGGTGGCTGAGGCCCACGGAATGGGGGCTGCCCTGGCTGTGCTGAACGATCCCAATATCGCATCCATTCAGCTCATTCTTTTGGACATGAATCTGACAGACGGACATGGACTGGATTTGTTGCGGCGTATCCATGGGCTGGGTCTGATGCCAAATGTAGTGGCAATCACGGCCGTGAGGGACGTTCAAGTGGTGCGTTCGGCCATTGCACTTGGCATCACAGCGTATTTGATCAAACCGTTCACTTTTGCGGCGTTTCGAGAAAAGCTGGACAACTACCGCAATTATCACGACGTGCTCACGGATAGGACCCACACCTCGCAGGACGCCATTGACAGAGCCCTGTCACAGTTGCGTCCAACGGGGAAGCTCCTGCTCCCCAAAGGGATGCTGCCCGAGACACTCAGCGCTGTGGCTGACTGGTTGCGAACGCAGCAAGCTCCCTCCTCAGCCACCGAGGCTGCTGCTTCACTTGTCATGTCCAGAGTCACCGCACGTCGATATCTTGACCACCTGGTGGAGACAGGCTCCGCAACCAAAGCACCTCGACACGGCTCACCTGGTCGACCGGAACTGGAGTACAGCTGGTCCCGCCCCCGTTGA